A window of the Cystobacter fuscus genome harbors these coding sequences:
- the dapF gene encoding diaminopimelate epimerase has product MSTTEFFHKYHGLGNDFIVLDRRQTGVDVDAQTAQWLCDRRLGIGADGVLSLLPSETGMARMVVHNSDGSIAEMCGNGLRCAVKYLVDNSGEKPERIDVETGAGLLACVPGYGADGVAQVEISMGPARLVEPNLPSGATQRPFLDEPVPGHAGLRGHAISMGNPHLVLLDQPLETASRLGPVLERHPDFPERTNVEFVRVDADGLTVVVWERGCGLTQACGTGACAAAVAAVLAKRRPAEDWSRVRLPGGDLFIWVASDLSDIRLRGPASFVFTGVVPDAPGR; this is encoded by the coding sequence ATGAGCACCACAGAGTTCTTCCACAAGTACCACGGCCTCGGTAACGACTTCATCGTCCTGGATCGCCGCCAGACGGGCGTGGACGTGGATGCCCAGACCGCCCAGTGGTTGTGCGATCGGCGCCTGGGCATCGGCGCGGACGGAGTGCTCAGCCTGCTGCCCTCGGAGACGGGCATGGCGCGCATGGTGGTGCACAACTCCGATGGCAGCATCGCCGAGATGTGCGGCAACGGCCTGCGCTGCGCCGTGAAGTACCTGGTGGACAACTCGGGCGAGAAGCCCGAGCGCATCGACGTGGAGACGGGCGCGGGCCTGCTCGCGTGCGTGCCCGGCTATGGCGCGGATGGGGTCGCCCAGGTGGAGATCTCCATGGGGCCCGCGCGGCTCGTCGAGCCGAACCTGCCCTCGGGCGCCACCCAGCGGCCCTTCCTCGACGAGCCCGTGCCGGGCCACGCCGGCCTGCGCGGCCATGCCATCAGCATGGGCAACCCGCACCTGGTGTTGCTCGATCAGCCCCTGGAGACCGCGAGCCGCCTCGGCCCCGTGCTCGAGCGCCACCCCGACTTCCCCGAGCGCACCAACGTCGAGTTCGTCCGCGTGGACGCGGATGGCCTCACGGTGGTGGTGTGGGAGCGCGGGTGTGGCCTCACCCAGGCCTGTGGCACCGGCGCCTGCGCGGCGGCCGTGGCGGCGGTCCTGGCGAAGCGACGCCCGGCCGAGGACTGGTCGCGTGTCCGCCTGCCCGGAGGGGACCTGTTCATCTGGGTCGCCTCGGATCTGTCCGATATCCGCCTGCGCGGTCCCGCCTCCTTCGTCTTCACCGGCGTTGTCCCGGATGCTCCGGGCCGCTAA
- a CDS encoding methyltransferase domain-containing protein, translating into MHPTFRRLGSSELLPRYIFAESLFARRRVLEVDAVSTTGGESARFLLERGARTVVACDADVAAVEAAHKAHGGPSLRFRANVYDDLEPGSFDLVLVADLAPYVRAPTLLAELTRLVSRQGHLVGGLRNGAGLALWQLMEVEEEAPPTYGQLLDALSPHFPHVEVATQSPVLGYQLAFEKGDGLQVDGTLIHGSDAAYFLVVAGHDPARIVDPTWVQLPPEPLAFTRGKLDEVAQRGKSWEERAGKFKESLARARAELMDREAQVLALQPALESARSDVARLTAQLEQARGTPDSARERDELASRLRRTSLELQVAMERLSDADKRLTQQRLEVESAERARKEFEAQALGAQEAMRLERARLEELSTTLEESRGRLAQAYADQRELRDELASVRVEREKDRLGAERAREYSEDSRRQLEAAREREVRLAEQHSTALAAVEMLKADVARAEHAREAAEKSLRLQDADLSRVSRELEAHSRRVSAAEAARRDAELRLTAREAELRGVNTELTAARAEVQRLNAEGEEHSRAQELLRAAAARLEQELAEARARLSSLEQERVRAAAELEETIEEERRLAEGRLEHAVAQERERTEQATAEAAQERAEREDQARRLAELEHQLRLEEAARRDAQRALSGLEAQRQQWADERGVLRRRVSEVEESLAELERVRASDIESISRLEEELKATHGNIAAEQQARVRADEERERTLVELGLERDARLRLKESLALAQSGLTAEQQRLAETQEALAEAHEQLESTRQRHVQAAREGARTQEELEAERQQRAQVEEALAETRIALEAEQQARGLSEESLARLQAEWEAERTQGDEARDSLLQARAEREAEQQRTEHALESLRAELEAERSRLVVLEETLASEREGREQAEQSLARTEETRADEQRRRAEVDTSLAALEEQLAEERLARASLEDSLTRVQEELDTERAKRAETDESLTDMSAAWEVERDGRAAIEASLSRVQAELDTERTKHAEVATSLAAAEAGLESEREGRAQAVESLGILQEELAAEQRQRSELEGLFAAERQEAEALLAEVRESLEAALASAREEGEARRLRVEALEARLEEEQRSFAELSATAQAHEADLRLAREKLEDTEARLAETQAREAAASAEREARKRDAVESRMELEGLRDELEAARARLATLEAAQAQARLDADALEAARSELQDRDVLVENLREELDQTRVRLASESEQQELLTLQLESARRIAGKVTSLESSLQEEKGRLEAFRAELESVRAELETARERVAELEKQNDAAEKARLMSERERLASDLTVARAARVRLEGRVSTLEAELATLKAGAARKEPDSVQHIYARAHAELNAVKNDLLRRPKPSAPAPTASPSKPDEPG; encoded by the coding sequence ATGCACCCTACATTCCGCCGCCTGGGCAGCAGTGAGCTGTTGCCCCGGTACATCTTCGCGGAGAGCCTCTTCGCCCGCCGCCGTGTGTTGGAAGTGGACGCGGTCTCCACCACGGGTGGGGAGAGCGCGCGCTTCCTGCTCGAGCGCGGGGCCCGGACCGTGGTGGCCTGCGACGCCGACGTCGCCGCCGTGGAGGCCGCCCACAAGGCCCATGGTGGCCCCTCGCTGCGCTTCCGCGCCAACGTCTACGACGACCTCGAGCCCGGCAGCTTCGATCTGGTGCTCGTGGCCGACCTCGCCCCCTACGTGCGCGCTCCCACGCTGCTCGCCGAGCTGACGCGCCTGGTCAGCCGGCAGGGCCATCTGGTGGGCGGCTTGCGCAATGGCGCGGGGCTCGCCCTCTGGCAGCTCATGGAGGTGGAGGAGGAGGCGCCGCCCACGTACGGGCAACTGCTCGACGCGCTCTCGCCCCACTTCCCCCACGTGGAGGTGGCCACCCAGTCTCCCGTGCTGGGCTACCAGCTCGCCTTCGAGAAGGGCGATGGGCTCCAGGTCGATGGCACCCTCATCCACGGGAGCGATGCCGCCTACTTCCTCGTCGTCGCGGGGCATGATCCCGCGCGCATCGTGGACCCCACCTGGGTGCAACTGCCCCCCGAGCCGCTCGCCTTCACCCGCGGCAAGCTCGATGAAGTGGCCCAGCGCGGCAAGAGCTGGGAGGAGCGCGCCGGCAAGTTCAAGGAGTCCCTCGCCCGGGCGCGCGCGGAGCTGATGGATCGCGAAGCCCAGGTGCTCGCCCTCCAGCCCGCCCTGGAGTCCGCCCGGAGCGACGTGGCCCGCCTCACCGCGCAACTGGAGCAGGCGCGCGGCACTCCCGACTCCGCCCGCGAGCGCGACGAGCTCGCCTCGCGTCTGCGCCGCACGAGCCTGGAGCTCCAGGTGGCCATGGAGCGCCTGTCGGACGCGGACAAGCGCCTCACCCAGCAGCGGCTGGAGGTGGAGTCCGCCGAGCGCGCCCGCAAGGAGTTCGAGGCCCAGGCCCTGGGCGCCCAGGAGGCGATGCGGCTGGAGCGCGCGCGTCTCGAGGAGCTGAGCACCACCCTGGAGGAGTCCCGCGGGCGTCTGGCCCAGGCGTACGCCGATCAGCGCGAGCTGCGCGACGAGCTGGCCAGCGTGCGCGTCGAGCGCGAGAAGGATCGGCTCGGGGCCGAGCGCGCACGCGAGTACTCCGAGGACTCGCGGCGGCAGTTGGAGGCGGCGCGGGAGCGCGAGGTGCGCCTCGCCGAGCAGCACTCGACGGCACTGGCCGCCGTGGAGATGCTCAAGGCGGACGTGGCCCGCGCCGAGCACGCGCGCGAGGCGGCGGAGAAGTCCCTGCGCCTGCAGGACGCCGACCTGTCGCGCGTGTCCCGGGAGCTGGAGGCCCATTCCCGGCGGGTCTCGGCCGCGGAGGCGGCACGGCGCGACGCGGAGCTGCGTCTCACCGCGCGCGAGGCCGAGTTGCGCGGCGTGAACACCGAGCTCACCGCGGCACGTGCCGAGGTGCAGCGGCTCAACGCCGAGGGCGAGGAGCACTCCCGCGCCCAGGAACTGCTCCGGGCGGCGGCCGCGCGACTCGAACAGGAGCTCGCCGAGGCGCGCGCCCGGTTGTCGTCGCTGGAGCAGGAGCGCGTACGCGCCGCGGCGGAGCTGGAGGAGACCATCGAGGAGGAGCGCCGGCTCGCCGAGGGGCGGCTGGAGCACGCCGTGGCCCAGGAGCGCGAGCGCACCGAGCAGGCCACGGCCGAGGCGGCGCAGGAGCGGGCCGAGCGGGAGGATCAGGCGCGGCGGCTCGCGGAGCTGGAGCACCAGCTTCGTCTGGAGGAGGCCGCGCGGCGCGACGCCCAGCGCGCCCTCTCCGGTCTGGAGGCGCAACGTCAGCAATGGGCGGATGAGCGCGGCGTCCTGAGGCGGCGCGTGTCGGAGGTCGAGGAGTCCCTCGCGGAGCTGGAGCGCGTGCGGGCCTCGGACATCGAGTCCATCTCCCGGCTCGAGGAGGAGCTGAAGGCGACCCACGGCAACATCGCGGCCGAGCAGCAGGCTCGGGTCCGGGCCGACGAGGAGCGGGAGCGGACGCTCGTGGAGCTCGGGCTGGAGCGCGATGCGCGGCTCCGGTTGAAGGAGTCCCTCGCCCTGGCCCAGTCCGGACTCACGGCCGAGCAGCAGCGCCTGGCGGAGACCCAGGAGGCGCTCGCCGAGGCCCACGAGCAGCTCGAGTCGACGCGGCAGCGGCACGTCCAGGCGGCGCGCGAAGGGGCCCGGACGCAGGAGGAGCTCGAGGCGGAGCGCCAGCAGCGGGCCCAGGTGGAAGAGGCCCTGGCCGAGACCCGGATCGCGCTCGAGGCCGAGCAACAGGCACGGGGTCTCTCCGAGGAGTCGCTCGCGCGGCTCCAGGCCGAGTGGGAGGCGGAGCGGACCCAGGGCGACGAGGCCCGGGACTCGCTCCTCCAGGCGCGGGCGGAGCGGGAAGCCGAGCAGCAGCGGACCGAGCACGCCCTGGAGTCGCTCCGCGCGGAGCTGGAGGCCGAACGCTCCCGGCTCGTCGTGCTCGAGGAGACCCTGGCCTCGGAGCGCGAGGGGCGGGAACAGGCCGAGCAGTCGCTGGCGCGGACCGAGGAGACACGGGCCGACGAGCAGCGGCGGCGGGCCGAGGTGGACACGTCCCTGGCGGCCCTCGAGGAGCAGCTCGCCGAGGAGCGGCTGGCGAGAGCCAGTCTCGAGGACTCCCTCACGCGCGTCCAGGAGGAGCTGGACACCGAGCGGGCGAAGCGCGCCGAGACGGACGAGTCGCTCACCGACATGAGCGCGGCCTGGGAAGTGGAACGCGACGGCCGGGCGGCCATCGAGGCCTCGCTGTCTCGGGTGCAGGCGGAACTCGACACCGAGCGGACGAAGCACGCCGAGGTGGCGACGTCGCTCGCCGCCGCCGAGGCCGGACTGGAGTCCGAGCGCGAGGGCCGCGCCCAGGCAGTGGAATCGTTGGGCATCCTCCAGGAGGAGCTGGCGGCCGAGCAGCGGCAGCGCTCCGAGCTGGAGGGCCTGTTCGCCGCGGAGCGTCAGGAGGCGGAGGCGCTCCTCGCCGAGGTGCGCGAGTCACTGGAAGCGGCGCTGGCGTCGGCCCGGGAGGAAGGGGAGGCGCGACGCCTCCGGGTGGAGGCTCTCGAGGCGCGCCTGGAAGAGGAGCAGCGCTCGTTCGCCGAGCTGTCCGCCACCGCCCAGGCGCACGAGGCCGACCTGCGTCTGGCCCGTGAGAAGCTCGAGGACACCGAGGCCCGGCTCGCCGAGACCCAGGCGCGTGAAGCCGCCGCCTCCGCCGAGCGCGAGGCCCGCAAGCGCGATGCCGTGGAGAGCCGGATGGAGCTGGAAGGTCTCCGGGACGAGCTGGAGGCCGCGCGCGCCCGGCTGGCCACCCTCGAGGCCGCCCAGGCCCAGGCCCGGCTGGACGCGGACGCGCTCGAGGCGGCTCGCTCGGAGCTTCAGGATCGGGACGTCCTCGTGGAAAACCTGCGCGAGGAACTGGACCAGACGCGCGTCCGGCTGGCCTCCGAGAGCGAGCAGCAGGAGCTGCTCACCCTGCAACTCGAGTCCGCGCGGCGCATCGCGGGCAAGGTCACCTCGCTCGAATCCTCGCTCCAGGAGGAGAAGGGCCGGCTCGAGGCCTTCCGCGCCGAGCTCGAGTCCGTTCGCGCCGAGCTGGAGACGGCCCGGGAGCGCGTGGCCGAGCTGGAGAAACAGAACGACGCCGCGGAGAAGGCCCGCCTCATGTCCGAGCGGGAGCGCCTGGCCTCGGACCTCACCGTGGCCCGGGCGGCTCGCGTGCGCTTGGAAGGTCGGGTCTCGACGTTGGAGGCCGAACTGGCCACCCTCAAGGCCGGGGCCGCGCGCAAGGAACCAGATTCCGTCCAACACATCTATGCTCGTGCCCACGCCGAGCTGAACGCGGTAAAAAACGATTTGCTGCGCCGCCCCAAGCCCAGTGCGCCGGCGCCCACCGCCTCACCCTCCAAGCCCGATGAGCCGGGCTGA
- a CDS encoding IF-2 protein → MSSPMSPSQHRPSLGRRATSAFTRLLVTLLVLGLGAAVVFLLSQLNARTFSLAQENGQLVVMKGRLLPTGAVPYRPGDARLADAYAPLGVEGRDVSMLVERKFTERDELDRALFPLLESLAQPKVQSDDPAVLEKGLYYLRRAELLTGLTEEQRRSLGTMKTEVAFFQAKQKLEEARRGVTEALTQLKLAAESRNRNTQRANQMLTTVGPAAQALERALRAVDASFEGADAPPLPTPAPAPAPGSEATPAGTPPSTGPAPGATGEAPGTAR, encoded by the coding sequence ATGAGTTCCCCGATGAGTCCCTCCCAGCACCGGCCGAGCCTCGGCCGCCGGGCCACGAGCGCCTTCACGCGGCTTCTCGTCACCCTGCTCGTGCTGGGCCTGGGGGCGGCGGTGGTCTTCCTGCTGTCGCAGCTCAACGCGCGCACCTTCTCGCTGGCCCAGGAGAACGGGCAGTTGGTGGTGATGAAGGGCCGGCTGTTGCCCACGGGGGCGGTGCCCTACCGGCCCGGGGATGCGCGGCTGGCGGACGCCTATGCCCCCCTGGGGGTGGAGGGCCGGGACGTGAGCATGCTCGTGGAGCGCAAGTTCACCGAGCGCGACGAGCTGGACCGGGCCCTCTTCCCGCTCCTGGAGTCGCTCGCCCAGCCCAAGGTGCAGTCGGATGACCCGGCCGTGCTGGAGAAGGGGCTGTACTACCTGCGGCGCGCGGAGCTGCTCACGGGGTTGACGGAGGAGCAGCGGCGCTCGCTGGGGACGATGAAGACGGAGGTGGCCTTCTTCCAGGCGAAGCAGAAGCTGGAGGAGGCGCGGCGGGGGGTGACCGAGGCGCTCACGCAGCTCAAGCTGGCGGCGGAGAGCCGCAACCGGAACACGCAGCGGGCCAACCAGATGCTCACCACCGTGGGGCCAGCGGCGCAGGCGCTGGAGAGGGCCCTGCGGGCCGTGGACGCGAGCTTCGAGGGAGCCGACGCCCCCCCGCTGCCCACCCCGGCGCCCGCCCCCGCTCCCGGGAGCGAGGCCACACCGGCCGGGACTCCGCCGTCCACCGGACCGGCTCCGGGCGCCACCGGCGAGGCCCCGGGCACGGCGCGCTGA
- a CDS encoding MmcQ/YjbR family DNA-binding protein, translating into MTMTPVVPPEMKRLEPFEKSLREAGRSYPEVTEDFPWGHPTLKVKGKAFVFFSLSEEGLSLSVKLPQSHGAALMLPFAEPTGYGLGKSGWVTARFGAKDTPPVDMLRRWLDESYRAVAPKKLVDRLTGGTDTPRPAAPAKKAPATKATVKKSAAGKAPAKKAAAKKRTASKAPVKR; encoded by the coding sequence ATGACGATGACCCCGGTTGTTCCCCCGGAGATGAAGAGACTCGAGCCGTTCGAGAAGAGCCTGCGTGAGGCGGGACGGAGCTACCCGGAAGTCACCGAGGACTTTCCCTGGGGCCATCCGACGCTGAAGGTGAAGGGCAAGGCGTTCGTCTTCTTCTCGCTGAGCGAAGAGGGACTCTCGCTGTCCGTGAAGCTGCCCCAGTCGCACGGCGCGGCGCTGATGCTGCCCTTCGCCGAGCCGACCGGGTACGGGCTGGGCAAGAGCGGCTGGGTCACCGCGCGCTTCGGCGCGAAGGACACGCCTCCGGTGGACATGCTGCGGCGGTGGCTCGACGAGAGCTACCGCGCCGTGGCGCCCAAGAAGCTGGTGGACCGGTTGACGGGGGGCACGGACACGCCGCGCCCGGCCGCTCCGGCGAAGAAGGCGCCCGCCACGAAGGCCACCGTGAAGAAGAGCGCGGCCGGGAAGGCCCCGGCGAAGAAGGCCGCCGCGAAGAAGCGCACGGCCAGCAAGGCCCCGGTGAAGCGGTAG
- the hpt gene encoding hypoxanthine phosphoribosyltransferase — translation MAFFEQDVGIHIDEQKLQARVRELGAQITRDYQGKELTLVCVLKGSAFFAMDLARYVDLPLTIEFLGVSSYQGGTETTGEVRITTDVSKPMAGKHLLIIEDIIDTGLTMSFLLENLNARHPASLKVCTLLEKPARARAKIPIDYKGFVIDDVFVVGYGLDYAERYRNLPFIGVMKGK, via the coding sequence GTGGCTTTCTTCGAGCAGGACGTCGGCATCCACATCGATGAGCAGAAGCTCCAGGCGCGCGTGCGCGAACTGGGCGCGCAGATCACCCGCGACTACCAGGGCAAGGAGCTCACGCTCGTCTGCGTCCTCAAGGGCTCGGCGTTCTTCGCCATGGACCTGGCGCGCTACGTGGACCTGCCGCTGACGATCGAGTTCCTCGGGGTGTCCTCCTACCAGGGCGGCACCGAGACGACGGGCGAGGTGCGCATCACCACCGACGTGAGCAAGCCCATGGCGGGCAAGCACCTGCTCATCATCGAGGACATCATCGACACGGGGCTCACCATGAGCTTCCTGCTCGAGAACCTCAACGCCCGGCACCCGGCGTCGCTCAAGGTGTGCACGCTGCTGGAGAAGCCCGCCCGCGCCCGCGCGAAGATCCCCATCGACTACAAGGGCTTCGTCATCGACGACGTCTTCGTCGTGGGCTACGGCCTCGACTACGCCGAGCGCTACCGCAACCTGCCCTTCATCGGCGTGATGAAGGGCAAGTAG
- a CDS encoding uracil phosphoribosyltransferase, with protein sequence MHDPLYSHIPFQLNELPHRYGPQVHLVGNPFLLSQLARLCAKGTTQPEINRLVALLYTDLLKTVLNAEFPRTRVAVATRMIDSTPQGIYQGEVLDPSVRAVTVNIARAGTLPSQVAYDLLNTTLEPARVRQDHIMMSRTTDSRDIVVGTNIGGAKLGGDVDDAFLLFPDPMGATGGSLSTAVSLYKNQVAGTPRRILSLHLIVTPEFLRRVTREHPDLSVYALRLDRGLSPPEVFGTVPGELWEKERGLDDRQYIVPGGGGFGEIMNNAYV encoded by the coding sequence ATGCACGACCCGCTCTACTCCCACATCCCCTTTCAGTTGAACGAGCTGCCCCACCGCTACGGGCCCCAGGTCCACCTGGTGGGCAATCCGTTCCTGCTCTCCCAGCTCGCCCGGCTGTGTGCCAAGGGGACGACCCAGCCGGAGATCAACCGGCTGGTGGCCCTGCTCTACACGGACCTGCTGAAGACGGTCCTCAACGCGGAGTTCCCCCGCACGCGCGTGGCCGTGGCCACGCGGATGATCGACTCCACGCCCCAGGGCATCTACCAGGGCGAGGTGCTCGATCCCTCCGTGCGCGCGGTGACGGTCAACATCGCCCGGGCCGGCACGCTGCCCTCCCAGGTGGCGTACGATCTGCTCAACACCACGTTGGAGCCCGCGCGGGTGCGACAGGATCACATCATGATGAGCCGGACGACGGACTCCCGGGACATCGTGGTGGGCACGAACATCGGCGGGGCGAAGCTGGGCGGAGACGTCGACGACGCGTTCCTCCTGTTCCCCGATCCCATGGGCGCCACCGGCGGCAGCCTGAGCACCGCGGTGAGCCTGTACAAGAACCAGGTGGCCGGCACCCCCCGGCGCATCCTCAGCCTGCACCTCATCGTCACCCCCGAGTTCCTGCGGCGCGTCACCCGCGAGCACCCCGACCTGAGCGTGTACGCCCTGCGCCTGGACCGGGGCTTGTCCCCACCGGAAGTGTTCGGCACGGTGCCCGGGGAGTTGTGGGAGAAGGAGCGGGGGTTGGATGATCGGCAGTACATCGTCCCCGGTGGCGGCGGCTTCGGGGAGATCATGAACAACGCGTACGTGTAG
- a CDS encoding thymidine kinase — protein MLARGMGAGGRGRRVPGKLTSRGGRERGGCRCRHRPERASRVYQFPKDIGWIEVICGSMFSGKTEELIRRVKRAVYGKQAVQVFKPKLDNRYDETQVVSHSQLKLTSVAIERAEEIFHHLSPRTQVVGIDEVQFFGSEVVAVCEALAHRGLRVIVAGLDQDYQGRPFEPMPQLLAVAEYVTKQLAICVVCGNPAHRSQRLVDRGERVVVGAAGAYEARCRKCHRAEPTEATPPQTLELFKD, from the coding sequence ATGCTTGCCAGGGGCATGGGCGCCGGGGGGCGTGGGAGGCGGGTCCCCGGAAAGTTGACGTCCCGGGGGGGTCGTGAAAGAGGTGGCTGTCGCTGTCGTCACCGCCCGGAACGAGCTTCTCGCGTGTACCAATTTCCCAAAGACATCGGGTGGATAGAGGTCATCTGCGGCTCGATGTTCTCCGGAAAGACGGAGGAGTTGATTCGCCGCGTCAAGCGCGCCGTCTACGGCAAGCAGGCGGTCCAGGTCTTCAAGCCGAAGCTGGATAACCGCTACGACGAGACGCAGGTGGTCAGCCATTCCCAGTTGAAATTGACCTCCGTGGCCATCGAGAGGGCTGAAGAAATTTTCCATCACTTGTCCCCCCGCACCCAGGTGGTGGGAATCGACGAGGTGCAGTTCTTCGGCTCCGAGGTGGTGGCCGTGTGTGAGGCGCTGGCGCACCGTGGCCTGCGGGTCATTGTCGCGGGGCTGGATCAGGACTACCAGGGCCGTCCCTTCGAGCCCATGCCGCAGCTGCTCGCCGTCGCCGAGTACGTGACCAAGCAGCTCGCCATCTGCGTGGTATGTGGCAATCCCGCCCACCGCTCCCAGCGGCTGGTGGACCGGGGCGAGCGCGTGGTGGTGGGGGCAGCCGGGGCCTACGAGGCTCGCTGCCGCAAGTGCCACCGCGCCGAGCCCACCGAGGCCACCCCTCCCCAGACGCTCGAGCTCTTCAAGGACTGA
- a CDS encoding DUF5658 family protein: MAATAQMQESSWAGIEGASFHISPAAALLVVLNLLDGLFTLTFLQMNVAEELNPLMRVAYMHSPLSFMAVKLTIVSLGLALLCLHRSMRLSQRAIQAGAALYTVIDIYHLAFLAHIVHEIVA, encoded by the coding sequence GTGGCGGCGACAGCGCAGATGCAGGAGTCGAGTTGGGCGGGTATCGAGGGGGCTTCGTTCCACATCTCGCCGGCGGCGGCGCTGCTGGTGGTGCTCAACCTGCTGGACGGGCTCTTCACCCTGACGTTTTTACAGATGAACGTGGCCGAGGAACTCAACCCTCTGATGCGGGTGGCCTACATGCACTCGCCGCTGTCGTTCATGGCGGTGAAGCTCACCATCGTGAGCCTGGGACTCGCCCTGCTCTGCCTGCACCGCTCCATGCGGCTGAGCCAGCGCGCCATCCAGGCGGGCGCGGCGCTCTATACGGTGATTGACATCTACCACCTGGCCTTCCTGGCGCACATCGTCCACGAAATCGTCGCGTGA
- the spoVG gene encoding septation regulator SpoVG has product MNITDVKVYPVEEDKLKAYVTITLDHCFVIRDLKVIHGASGLFIAMPAKRRKDGTYKDIAHPLNADTRTQMERAILLEYERHQQTSMGAMGSYHLEAVAD; this is encoded by the coding sequence ATGAACATCACCGACGTCAAGGTATATCCGGTTGAAGAAGACAAACTGAAGGCCTACGTGACCATCACCCTGGACCATTGCTTCGTCATTCGGGACTTGAAGGTGATCCACGGAGCCTCGGGCCTGTTCATCGCCATGCCCGCCAAGCGGCGCAAGGACGGGACGTACAAGGACATCGCCCACCCGCTCAACGCGGACACCCGCACACAGATGGAGCGTGCCATTCTCCTGGAGTACGAGCGGCATCAGCAGACGAGCATGGGAGCGATGGGCTCGTACCACCTGGAAGCCGTGGCCGACTGA
- a CDS encoding ribose-phosphate pyrophosphokinase: protein MSPSDFKVFSGSSNPALAQRICDYLKRPLGKAHVGRFSDGEIHVEIGENVRGLDIFIVQSTCPPANDHLMELLIMCDALKRASAASINAVIPYYGYARQDRKVAPRTPITAKLIADLLEGAGATRVVSMDMHAGQIQGFFNIPSDHLYASPVFLEDARKKFPDTQELVIVSPDAGGVERARAYSKRLGCTLAIVDKRRPQPNSSEVMNLIGDVAGKDAVLVDDMVDTAGTLTQAAAALKERGARRVVAYAVHPILSGPAIQRIQDSPLEEVVFTDTVPLAPAAQACGKIRVIATDHLFGEAIARIHRADSLSSLFV, encoded by the coding sequence ATGAGCCCGAGCGATTTCAAGGTGTTCTCCGGGAGTTCCAACCCGGCCCTGGCCCAGCGGATCTGCGACTATCTCAAGAGACCTCTGGGCAAGGCACACGTGGGGCGCTTCTCCGACGGAGAGATCCACGTGGAGATCGGCGAGAACGTGCGCGGACTGGACATCTTCATCGTCCAGTCCACCTGCCCGCCGGCCAATGATCACCTGATGGAGCTGCTCATCATGTGCGACGCGCTCAAGCGAGCGAGCGCCGCCTCCATCAACGCCGTCATCCCGTACTACGGCTACGCCCGGCAGGATCGGAAGGTGGCGCCGCGCACGCCCATCACCGCGAAGCTGATCGCGGACCTGCTCGAGGGCGCGGGAGCCACGCGCGTGGTGTCCATGGACATGCACGCCGGGCAGATCCAGGGCTTCTTCAACATCCCCTCGGATCATCTGTACGCCTCGCCCGTCTTCCTCGAGGACGCGCGCAAGAAGTTCCCCGACACGCAGGAGCTCGTCATCGTGTCGCCGGACGCGGGCGGAGTGGAGCGGGCACGCGCCTACTCCAAGCGGCTCGGCTGCACCCTGGCCATCGTCGACAAGCGCCGGCCCCAGCCCAACTCCTCCGAGGTGATGAACCTCATTGGCGACGTGGCGGGCAAGGACGCGGTGCTGGTGGACGACATGGTGGACACCGCGGGCACGCTCACCCAGGCGGCCGCCGCCCTCAAGGAGCGCGGAGCGCGCCGGGTGGTGGCCTACGCCGTCCACCCCATCCTCTCCGGGCCCGCCATCCAGCGCATCCAGGACTCGCCCCTGGAAGAGGTCGTCTTCACGGACACCGTGCCCCTGGCCCCCGCGGCCCAGGCGTGCGGGAAGATCCGGGTCATCGCCACGGATCACCTCTTCGGCGAGGCCATCGCGCGCATCCATCGCGCCGACTCGCTCAGTTCGCTCTTCGTGTAG
- a CDS encoding 50S ribosomal protein L25/general stress protein Ctc: MSIDKRPLEVKPREGSGKGAARRLRTQGLVPAVVYGKHLEKPLSIAVDAKAVRQAINTPHKFNTLLTLTGVGGEHQVLFKDYQQDPLTRQMLHVDFIAVREGEQVKVNVPLVLTGRSEGVAEGGLLTQARREIEIYAKPNAIPEKIEVDVTPLKINQALHINDVKMPEGVTVKSHVNYTVAVVSAPEGAAEAAPAAAAAAGAAAKPAAGAAAKPAAGAAAKPAAGAAAKPAAGAKK, encoded by the coding sequence ATGTCCATCGACAAGCGCCCGCTCGAGGTCAAGCCGCGTGAGGGTTCTGGCAAGGGCGCCGCCCGCCGCCTGCGCACCCAGGGCCTCGTGCCCGCCGTCGTCTACGGCAAGCACCTGGAGAAGCCCCTGTCCATCGCCGTCGACGCGAAGGCGGTGCGCCAGGCCATCAACACCCCGCACAAGTTCAACACCCTGCTCACCCTCACGGGCGTGGGCGGCGAGCACCAGGTCCTCTTCAAGGACTACCAGCAGGATCCGCTCACCCGGCAGATGCTCCACGTGGACTTCATCGCCGTGCGCGAGGGCGAGCAGGTGAAGGTGAACGTGCCGCTGGTGCTCACCGGCCGCTCCGAGGGTGTCGCCGAAGGCGGTCTGCTCACCCAGGCCCGCCGCGAGATCGAGATCTACGCCAAGCCGAACGCCATCCCCGAGAAGATCGAGGTGGACGTGACGCCGCTGAAGATCAACCAGGCGCTCCACATCAACGACGTGAAGATGCCCGAGGGCGTGACGGTGAAGTCGCACGTCAACTACACCGTGGCGGTCGTCAGCGCGCCCGAGGGTGCGGCCGAGGCGGCTCCCGCGGCGGCGGCGGCGGCCGGCGCTGCGGCCAAGCCCGCGGCCGGCGCTGCGGCCAAGCCCGCGGCCGGCGCTGCGGCCAAGCCCGCGGCCGGCGCTGCGGCCAAGCCCGCGGCCGGCGCGAAGAAGTAG